One window of Equus caballus isolate H_3958 breed thoroughbred chromosome 3, TB-T2T, whole genome shotgun sequence genomic DNA carries:
- the NKX1-1 gene encoding NK1 transcription factor-related protein 1 has translation MSASGPVAPGDGPALPPPPPGPGPGPAPPAPAAAARDAMDGRAELPAFPRAGAPPLAASDTVPAAPEGAGAARPGPPPRPTSFSVLDILDPNKFNSRRRRCVLLGPVAPAACAPCAPAPAAPGRPPRAEELERRALAAAGGAGAATGAEPPHAGDPDPADEAEANGYSSGRSPSADSGDEAPDDDDEDPAPEAGAARGAEEARGGGGGLGARGSGCADAAEAEATPGAVDETAATGPRGNSPGAPGPPGASAAAGVAGTTPQGAAAATKPKRKRTGSDSKSGKPRRARTAFTYEQLVALENKFKATRYLSVCERLNLALSLSLTETQVKIWFQNRRTKWKKQNPGADTSAPTGGGGGPGPGAGPGAGLPGGLSPLSPSPPMGAPLAMHGPAAYPAHGPGGLVCAAQLPFLSSPAVLSPFVLGSQTYGAPAFYAPHL, from the exons ATGAGCGCGAGCGGCCCGgtggctcccggggacggccccgcgctgccgccgccgccgcccgggcccGGTCCGGGGCCCGCACCGCctgcgcccgccgccgccgcccgggacGCCATGGACGGGCGCGCCGAGCTGCCCGCCTTTCCCCGGGCCGGAGCCCCGCCGCTCGCCGCCAGCGACACAGTGCCCGCGGCGCCCGAGGGGGCTGGTGCGGCCCGGCCGGGCCCACCGCCGCGCCCCACCTCTTTCTCGGTGCTGGACATCCTGGACCCCAACAAGTTCAACAGCAGAAGACGCCGCTGTGTGCTGCTGGGCCCCGTGGCGCCCGCCGCGTGCGCCCCGTGCGCCCCGGCCCCTGCCGCCCCAGGACGCCCGCCGCGCGCGGAAGAGCTGGAGCGCCGCGCCCTCGCCGCCGCCGGAGGAGCTGGAGCCGCCACCGGAGCTGAGCCGCCGC ACGCCGGCGACCCCGACCCGGCGGACGAGGCCGAGGCCAACGGCTACAGCAGCGGCCGCAGCCCGAGCGCAGACAGCGGGGACGAGGCACCCGACGACGACGACGAGGACCCGGCGCCCGAGGCGGGGGCGGCGCGCGGCGCGGAGGAGGCgcggggaggcggcggcggcctcGGGGCCCGCGGGTCGGGCTGTGCGGACGCGGCCGAGGCCGAGGCGACCCCCGGCGCCGTGGACGAGACCGCGGCCACCGGCCCCCGCGGGAACTCGCCCGGAGCCCCGGGCCCGCCGGGGGCCTCGGCGGCGGCGGGGGTCGCGGGGACCACCCCgcagggcgcggcggcggcgacgAAGCCCAAACGGAAGCGCACGGGCTCCGACTCCAAGTCCGGGAAGCCGAGGCGCGCGCGCACCGCCTTCACCTACGAGCAGCTCGTGGCGCTGGAGAACAAGTTCAAGGCGACGCGCTACCTGTCGGTCTGCGAGCGCCTCAACCTGGCGCTGTCGCTGAGCCTCACCGAGACGCAGGTGAAGATCTGGTTCCAGAACCGCCGCACCAAGTGGAAGAAGCAGAACCCAGGCGCCGACACCAGCGCGCCGaccggcggcggcggggggccGGGCCCGGGCGCGGGGCCGGGCGCGGGGCTGCCCGGCGGCCTCAGCCCGCTCAGCCCGTCGCCGCCCATGGGCGCGCCGCTGGCCATGCACGGCCCGGCCGCGTACCCGGCGCACGGCCCCGGCGGCCTGGTGTGCGCGGCGCAGCTGCCCTTCCTGTCGAGCCCGGCGGTGCTGTCGCCCTTCGTGCTGGGCTCGCAGACCTACGGCGCGCCCGCCTTCTACGCGCCGCACCTCTGA